From one Lycium ferocissimum isolate CSIRO_LF1 chromosome 5, AGI_CSIRO_Lferr_CH_V1, whole genome shotgun sequence genomic stretch:
- the LOC132057246 gene encoding pentatricopeptide repeat-containing protein At3g09650, chloroplastic, with amino-acid sequence MTTLLPPTPTPPSHSTSPFPFSQNLLFNPFSSSTITCKATNNSFQPQPTSNSSLINSKNTFLASPDNTLLTLLQQRKTDEAWLYYTKNLENQELPNPTCLSRLVSQLSYQNSTVGLRRAQSIIQRLRHEKQLHRLDANSLGLLASAAAKGGHVLYASSIIKSMLKSGYLPHVKAWSSVISRLASSGDDGPMEALSLFSAVTKRVRRFSDLDLVKHSRPDTAAYNAVLNACANIGDKNRFLELFDEMSEFDCEPDVLTYNVMIKLCARGDRKDLLVFVLERILEKGIPLCMSTFQSLVAAYVGFGDLVTAEKVVQAMREGRKDLCKILREANVEELCLNDSDVFEKLLPNSVNFRDNEPPELSRVFEPNSRMYTTLMKGYMNAGRVTDMVRMLEAMRHLADSESHPDHVTYTTVISAFVKQGLMDRAREVLAEMVRIGVPANRVTYNVLIKGYCQQLHIDRAEELIKEMIDTGIEPDVVSYNTIIDGCILVDDSAGALSYFNEMRARGIAPTKVSYTTLMKAFASSGQAKLANKVFDEMLKDPRVKVDLVAWNMLVDTYSKLGKVEEAKSVIERMKENGFYPNVATYGSLANAIALARKPGEALLLWNEIKQRCGMGTGTGDESIPSSVVPPLEPDEGLLDTLADICVRAAFFRKALEIVACMEQHGIPPNKTKFTRIYVEMHSRMFTSKHASQARQDRRKERKRAAEAFKFWLGLPNSYYGSEWRLDSVIEDDYRTE; translated from the exons ATGACAACTTTACTACCCCCCACCCCTACTCCACCCTCCCACTCCACTTCACCATTTCCCTTCTCCCAAAATCTCCTTTTCAACCCCTTCTCCTCTTCCACCATCACATGTAAAGCCACTAATAACTCATTTCAACCACAACCCACTTCAAATTCTTCCTTAATAAACTCAAAGAACACATTTTTAGCCTCACCTGACAATACCCTTTTAACCCTTTTGCAACAAAGAAAAACTGATGAAGCTTGGTTGTATTACACCAAGAAtcttgaaaatcaagaactacCTAACCCCACTTGCCTTAGCCGTTTAGTTTCACAATTATCTTACCAAAATTCAACAGTTGGACTGCGCCGTGCTCAGTCTATTATACAGCGACTCCGCCATGAAAAGCAGCTCCACCGCCTCGATGCTAACTCCCTTGGCCTTCTTGCTAGTGCTGCAGCTAAAG GTGGGCATGTTCTCTATGCATCTTCTATTATTAAGTCCATGTTGAAATCTGGCTATCTTCCTCATGTTAAAGCTTGGAGCTCTGTTATTAGCCGTCTTGCTTCATCCGGTGATGATGGTCCAATGGAGGCTTTGAGTCTTTTTAGTGCTGTTACTAAAAGGGTTCGTAGGTTTTCTGATCTTGATTTGGTCAAACATTCGCGGCCGGATACTGCCGCTTATAATGCTGTATTGAATGCTTGTGCTAATATTGGTGATAAAAATAGGTTCTTGGAGTTGTTTGATGAAATGAGTGAGTTTGATTGTGAGCCAGATGTTCTGACTTATAATGTTATGATTAAGCTCTGTGCAAGAGGTGATAGGAAGGATTTGCTTGTTTTTGTATTGGAAAGGATACTTGAAAAAGGAATTCCATTGTGTATGTCTACATTTCAGTCTCTTGTTGCTGCTTATGTTGGTTTTGGTGATTTGGTAACTGCTGAAAAAGTGGTTCAAGCAATGAGGGAAGGAAGGAAGGATCTTTGCAAGATTCTAAGAGAGGCGAATGTTGAAgaattgtgtttgaatgatagtgatgtgTTTGAAAAGTTGCTTCCGAATTCAGTTAATTTTAGAGATAATGAGCCACCGGAGTTATCTAGAGTGTTTGAACCGAATTCTAGGATGTATACGACTTTAATGAAAGGTTATATGAATGCAGGCCGTGTTACGGATATGGTGAGAATGTTAGAGGCAATGAGACATTTAGCGGATAGTGAGAGCCACCCAGACCATGTCACTTACACGACGGTTATTTCAGCGTTTGTGAAGCAAGGTTTAATGGATAGGGCACGAGAGGTGTTGGCCGAGATGGTCAGGATTGGTGTGCCTGCTAATAGAGTTACGTATAATGTTTTAATCAAAGGGTATTGCCAGCAGCTGCATATTGACAGGGCGGAAGAGCTGATTAAGGAGATGATTGATACTGGAATAGAGCCCGATGTGGTTTCGTATAACACGATTATTGACGGGTGTATATTGGTAGATGACAGTGCAGGAGCTCTTTCTTACTTCAATGAGATGCGAGCGAGAGGTATTGCTCCGACCAAAGTAAGTTACACTACTTTGATGAAAGCTTTTGCCTCATCTGGTCAGGCTAAGCTAGCTAACAAGGTGTTTGACGAGATGCTTAAAGACCCTCGAGTGAAGGTTGATTTGGTCGCTTGGAACATGTTGGTAGATACATACTCTAAGCTAGGAAAGGTTGAGGAAGCAAAGAGTGTGATAGAGAGGATGAAAGAAAACGGATTTTACCCGAATGTGGCTACTTATGGCAGTCTTGCAAATGCAATTGCTTTGGCTAGGAAGCCGGGAGAAGCGCTTTTGCTATGGAATGAGATAAAACAGAGGTGCGGGATGGGAACCGGAACGGGAGATGAGTCTATTCCTTCTTCGGTGGTCCCACCATTGGAACCGGATGAAGGACTGTTGGATACTTTGGCAGATATATGTGTCCGGGCAGCTTTCTTCAGGAAAGCTTTGGAGATTGTTGCTTGTATGGAGCAACATGGGATACCACCAAATAAGACCAAGTTTACTAGGATCTACGTCGAGATGCATTCGAGGATGTTTACCAGCAAGCATGCATCACAAGCTAGACAGGACAGGAGAAAGGAGCGGAAACGAGCAGCTGAGGCATTCAAGTTCTGGTTGGGATTGCCCAACTCCTATTATGGAAGTGAGTGGCGCCTTGATTCAGTAATTGAAGATGACTACAGAACTGAGTAA
- the LOC132057245 gene encoding E3 ubiquitin-protein ligase UPL4, which produces MGNRGQKRTEAADELPADKRACSSSTEFRPSTSNSVVHTTMSSIQESHHDADVDTSSSSTSGSSEGEKDSAYGSCESDNSYRDYYRRQSLGNQGKFKGVLSSLSKESDESILLIALTELCELLSFSPDSSMSNSMADSYSPILVRLARHESNPDIMLFAIRAMTYLCEVHPRSSAYLVNHDAVPALCQRLMAIEYLDVAEQCLQALEKISREQPIVCLQAGAIMAVLSYIDFFSTSVQRKALSTVLNICKKLPSGCPSPLMEAVPVLCNLLVYEDRQLVESVATCLIKIVERVCHSSDMLDQLCRHGLVQRATHLIELNGRTTVSQSVYVGFIGLLVKLAAGSIVAVRALFELNISHILKDILSTYDFSHGVPSTLMVDGHYNQVDEVLKLLNELLPPISREQNIQLAADKEHFFNNHPVLLHKFGFDLLPVLIQVVNSGVNLYACYGCLSVINKLVYFSKSDMLGFLQNTNISSFLAGVFTRKDPHVLILALQIVDKLLEKLPHVFLNSFVKEGVLFAVNALLSPEKCLQSLFSVSSDETCQGSVPRAAVRCLCFASDAVQSPTGPEARTCKIEKETVQSLARHIRTSYFATDSTNPNFGITDVLQKLKTLSSTLTDLVHRFSSCMAPLQEKEDFYPVLHQIVSELSGNHPISTFEFIESGVVKSLVNYLSNGQYLGQKKVDGNGSVNQLYIVEKRFELFGRLLLYNFDPPLEDSTFLALIRRLHSALCSAENFPVILSHASKLRNSYATIPYGRCTSYPCLKVQFVKGEGELSLGDYTESVVNVDPFLPLETIEGYLWPKVSRKKSEKLKEESPSHASQDVSTSQGKNPGPMESDTTSTNAHETQEVKNNLQLSVEVETVDVEQTKSDSMDISDVNAESLEKGRLNSSEDDSGTSLECTGCCDDEDVAPKLIFYLEGQQLNHKLSLYQTVLQQQIEAENDIITNSNMWSQVHRVTYRRIVRHKPGCPKSCKHAVHSTPSEKPTTWWQHTPSFSSMFGSEMVDLEKPSPTYDILFLLRSLEGLNRFSFHLGSRTKIYAFAEGKTVDFGDIKVNTHSDLPQNEFANTKLTEKLELQMRNPFSVSVGGMPSWCGQLVNSCSFLFSFEARCKYFRVAAFGRPPIQPESPSHNTTAGMSGRRKKILVHRSRILDSARQMMDLHADQKAVIEVEYSDEVGTGLGPTLEFFTLVSHEFQKIGLGMWRGDRMANGSVSVEDESGIIFSSLGLFPRPWSPSSHSLSGLEFSEVLKKFVLLGQIVAKALQDGRVLDLRLSKAFYKLVLGKELTVYDIQSFDPELGGALLEFQALVERKRHLESLREGKSSLDLELDFRNTKISDLCLDYTLPGYPDYVLNSASHAKTVDLSNLEEYVLLIVDATLNSGISRQIEAFKSGFDQVFPIRHLQVFTEDELERLLCGECGFWNANELLDHIKFDHGYTANSPPVINLLEIMREFDSKQQRAFLQFVTGAPSLPPGGLASLSPKLTIVRKTCSGWVDADLPSVMTCANYLKLPPYSSKDKMKEKLLYAITEGQGSFHLS; this is translated from the exons ATGGGTAACCGGGGGCAGAAAAGAACTGAAGCTGCCGATGAACTGCCTGCGGATAAACGAGCCTGTAGCAGCTCAACTGAATTCAGGCCGAGCACTTCCAACTCGGTAGTTCATACTACAATGAGTTCAATACAAGAAAGCCACCACGATGCTGATGTCGACACGTCTTCATCATCAACGTCAGGGTCGAGTGAAGGTGAAAAGGACTCCGCTTACGGCTCTTGTGAGTCTGATAATAGTTATAGAGACTATTACAGGAGGCAATCGCTGGGAAATCAAGGCAAATTCAAAGGAGTTTTGTCAAGTTTGAGCAAGGAATCGGACGAATCAATACTGTTGATTGCTCTTACGGAGCTATGTGAATTGTTATCCTTTTCTCCTGATAGTTCGATGTCAAACTCAATGGCGGATTCGTACTCTCCCATTCTTGTAAGATTGGCTAGACATGAGAGCAATCCTGATATAATGCTATTTGCTATCAGGGCGATGACTTATTTATGTGAAGTTCATCCTCGTTCTTCGGCCTACCTTGTCAATCATGACGCAGTTCCTGCCCTTTGTCAAAGACTAATGGCAATTGAGTACTTGGATGTGGCTGAACAG TGTTTGCAAGCACTAGAGAAAATCTCGCGTGAGCAACCAATTGTTTGTTTGCAAGCTGGGGCTATCATGgccgttttaagttatattgaTTTCTTTTCGACAAGTGTGCAG AGGAAGGCGCTCTCAACTGTCCTAAATATTTGTAAAAAGCTTCCGTCTGGATGTCCTTCACCTTTAATGGAGGCGGTTCCGGTTTTGTGCAATCTTCTTGTATATGAGGATAGACAG CTTGTTGAGAGTGTGGCCACTTGCTTGATTAAAATAGTCGAGCGGGTATGCCACTCTTCTGATATGCTGGATCAACTTTGTAGACACGGGCTGGTTCAGCGAGCCACACATCTCATAGAGTTGAATGGTCGAACAACAGTTAGCCAATCAGTTTATGTT GGTTTTATTGGATTACTTGTCAAACTGGCTGCTGGATCTATTGTGGCTGTCAGGGCTCTCTTTGAACTTAACATCAGCCACATATTAAAGGACATTTTATCCACTTATGACTTCTCACACGGGGTGCCTTCTACTCTGATGGTTGACGGGCATTATAATCAG GTAGACGAAGTTCTCAAGTTGTTAAATGAACTTCTTCCCCCCATATCCAGAGAGCAGAATATCCAACTAGCTGCAGACAAAGAACACTTCTTCAATAATCACCCTGTTCTTCTGCATAAATTTGGCTTTGATTTATTACCTGTGCTAATCCAG GTGGTCAATTCTGGTGTAAATTTATATGCTTGTTATGGCTGTCTATCTGTCATCAATAAGTTAGTTTATTTTAGCAAATCCGACATGCTTGGATTTCTTCAAAATACCAACATTTCAAG CTTCTTAGCAGGAGTTTTTACTCGCAAAGATCCTCATGTTCTGATACTAGCCCTTCAGATTGTTGATAAGCTTCTAGAGAAGCTGCctcatgttttcttgaactCATTTGTTAAGGAAGGTGTTCTATTTGCTGTCAATGCACTTCTTTCCCCGGAAAAATGTTTGCAGTCTCTGTTTTCAGTTTCATCAGATGAAACCTGCCAAGGATCAGTACCGCGTGCTGCAGTAAGATGTCTTTGTTTTGCTTCTGATGCTGTTCAGTCCCCAACAGGACCGGAAGCAAGGACTTGCAAGATAGAGAAAGAGACTGTTCAAAGTCTTGCTAGACATATCAGAACCAGTTACTTTGCAACAGACTCAACAAACCCCAACTTTGGAATAACCGATGTCCTTCAGAAGCTGAAGACTCTTTCTTCTACGTTAACTGACCTGGTTCACAGATTTAGTAGCTGCATGGCTCCtcttcaagagaaagaagacTTTTACCCTGTATTGCATCAAATTGTGTCAGAGTTAAGTGGAAATCATCCCATTTCCACGTTCGAGTTCATTGAGAGTGGAGTTGTAAAGTCTCTAGTGAATTACCTCTCCAATGGCCAATACTTGGGACAAAAAAAGGTCGATGGTAATGGTTCAGTAAATCAGCTGTATATTGTAGAAAAGAGATTTGAGCTGTTTGGTAGATTACTTTTGTATAACTTCGACCCGCCTCTGGAGGACTCCACTTTTCTAGCTTTGATAAGGAGATTGCATAGTGCACTTTGCTCTGCCGAAAACTTCCCTGTTATCTTGAGTCATGCATCTAAGCTACGAAACTCATATGCCACTATCCCATATGGGCGTTGTACTTCATATCCTTGTCTGAAGGTCCAGTTTGTGAAGGGAGAAGGGGAGTTGTCACTTGGTGATTATACAGAGAGTGTTGTGAATGTAGATCCTTTTTTGCCTTTGGAAACAATTGAGGGATACTTGTGGCCAAAAGTGAgtagaaagaaaagtgaaaagttgaaagaagAGTCACCATCTCATGCATCACAAGATGTAAGCACGTCTCAAGGTAAAAATCCAGGACCCATGGAATCGGACACAACTTCCACCAATGCCCATGAAACACAG GAGGTGAAGAATAACTTACAATTATCTGTTGAAGTGGAAACTGTGGATGTAGAACAAACAAAAAGTGATTCAATGGATATTTCAGATGTTAATGCA GAGTCTTTGGAGAAAGGAAGACTAAATTCGTCCGAAGATGATAGTGGCACAAGTTTAGAGTGTACTGGATGTTGTGATGATGAAGATGTTGCACCTAAATTGATATTCTACCTGGAGGGACAGCAGTTGAACCACAAGTTGTCCCTATATCAAACTGTACTTCAGCAGCAGATTGAAGCAGAGAATGACATCATTACTAATTCTAACATGTGGAGTCAAGTACACAGGGTGACCTACAGAAGAATTGTGAGACATAAACCAGGGTGTCCCAAGAGTTGCAAACATGCTGTGCATTCTACTCCATCTGAGAAACCTACAACATGGTGGCAGCATACCCCATCTTTCTCTAGCATGTTTGGTTCTGAAATGGTTGATCTTGAGAAACCAAGTCCAACTTATGACATCTTATTTCTTCTTCGAAGTTTGGAAGGCTTGAACAGGTTCAGTTTTCATCTTGGGTCTCGTACAAAAATATATGCTTTTGCAGAAGGAAAGACCGTCGATTTTGGTGATATAAAGGTCAACACACATTCGGATCTCCCTCAGAATGAATTTGCCAACACTAAATTAACAGAGAAACTAGAACTGCAAATGAGGAATCCTTTTTCTGTTTCCGTAGGTGGCATGCCATCTTGGTGTGGACAGTTGGTTAATTCATGCTCCTTTTTGTTTAGTTTCGAAGCAAGATGCAAGTATTTCCGCGTTGCAGCATTTGGTCGACCGCCAATTCAGCCTGAATCACCGTCTCATAATACGACAGCTGGCATGAGTGGTCGCCGGAAAAAAATCCTAGTTCATCGAAGTAGAATTTTGGATTCTGCAAGGCAGATGATGGACCTCCATGCGGATCAGAAGGCTGTTATTGAGGTGGAATATAGTGATGAGGTCGGTACTGGTCTTGGTCCGACATTGGAATTTTTTACCTTGGTGAGTCATGAGTTCCAGAAGATTGGGCTAGGGATGTGGAGAGGTGATCGCATGGCTAATGGAAGCGTGAGTGTAGAGGACGAATCTGGAATTATTTTCTCTTCTCTTGGTCTGTTCCCTCGCCCATGGTCACCTTCATCCCATTCATTAAGTGGCCTAGAGTTCTCTGAAGTGCTGAAAAAGTTTGTGCTTCTGGGTCAGATAGTTGCGAAGGCTCTCCAAGATGGCAGGGTTCTGGATCTTCGGTTATCCAAAGCATTTTACAAGCTTGTTCTTGGGAAG GAACTCACTGTGTATGACATCCAGTCATTTGACCCTGAACTTGGTGGGGCCCTCCTAGAATTTCAGGCTCTTGTTGAAAGAAAAAGACATCTGGAATCACTTCGTGAGGGAAAATCATCGTTAGACCTTGAACTTGATTTCCGGAATACGAAAATTAGTGATCTTTGTCTTGACTATACTCTTCCTGGCTATCCAGATTATGTCCTTAATTCTGCATCTCATGCAAAAACG GTTGACTTGTCCAACTTAGAGGAATATGTTTTACTCATTGTGGATGCTACTTTAAATTCTGGAATTTCAAGGCAAATTGAAGCATTCAAGTCGGGCTTTGATCAG GTTTTCCCCATCAGACATCTTCAGGTTTTCACTGAAGATGAATTAGAGCGACTATTGTGCGGAGAGTGTGGATTTTGGAAT GCCAATGAGCTTCTGGATCACATCAAGTTTGACCATGGGTACACTGCCAACAGTCCTCCAGTTATAAAT TTACTCGAAATTATGCGGGAGTTTGACAGCAAGCAACAGAGAGCGTTTCTGCAGTTTGTAACTGGTGCACCTAGCCTACCTCCTGGGGGTCTGGCATCTCTTAGCCCGAAGTTAACAATTGTTCGGAAG ACTTGCAGTGGTTGGGTTGATGCTGACTTGCCTAGTGTGATGACATGTGCCAATTATCTCAAGCTACCACCTTACTCTTCAAAA gataaaatgaaggaaaagttGCTATATGCCATAACGGAAGGACAAGGCTCATTCCATCTTTCATAA